TGTGATATTGCTATAGCAATGGACTTCAATGATGATAATGTATAAGAGTAGATAATAGAACCGGAAAGAATGTGAATTAATTTACAACTATCCATGTGGAAATCCTACAATGTCAATCTCTATGTAAAAGTTCAAACAACATGATAATGATGAGAAATGACATCAGATAAGAAGCGTTTGGTAACTTCAAATTCTACAATGACAAACTTTCTAATTAGTAATACTTCACAGACATGGAAGAACTACAAAAGACATTGACAGATAATAATGAAAGAATACAAATATAGAtgtaaatgcaaaaaaaaaaataaaaattgcagACCAAATTCAACCTAATGATCAAACAGGAATCGTGAACAAGATTATAATCTCTGCAATTTCCAAGCACTAATCAAATAGTAGTTTATGATTACATCCTCACAATTTTCACAACATGGCAGAACTTCTAGATCAGATTATTCTTACATGACATCACCTTAGGATCCTGCATTGCAAGTGTGGTTCACTCTCTAGTCCTCTGTAAATTTTCTACAAGGGATTCACCGAGTTGTTTGACACAAACACAAATCAATAGCTTAAAAATAAACACATGTTGTACATCCAAAAGGCCAGTAGAAGAACCACCTGAACTGTGGTTCCTTGCTTTGTTCCTGGGGGTGTTCTCTTCGTTAGCTTTCAAAAATGCTCATCCTTCTCAACAATTACACGGAATAcccaaaaattaacaaaatacaTATGAAATTGGAGTAAAAATTTCAGGGTTAATTTAGAACATAAGATTAAGACAATAAAACCTCTACCTCTATCACTGGACTTCTTTCATCCAAAAATGGGAGTATCAAAACCACCAGCTCCTGGCTGAGGCGTAAGATGCTTCGTGACACTTGCAAAAATAATAAGacccaaaaattggaaaactatcATAGCTGATATCTCTAAAACCCCTAAGAACAAACTAAAAAGTTGTACCAAAACTAACTATTATCAGCactatatttaaaaaaaaatacacaaaagtGTTACCATCACAGATAGATATATTTGCTAAAAATCCACAACCTCCATCAAGGAATCCCACCTGATCAAAAGtttaaattcaagaaaaaaaaatgaacaaaatatgagaataaataacaatataatTGCTGGGCAAACAAGTCTTCacaaaaaaaatgtgaaagaaaAGTAGAAGCacaaaaatcctaaggaaaaTAGATACATAAGGATGTAGCAATGAGATGAATGAAAACAAGAATTATTTTACAAACAGCAAGAAAGGGGGGAAAAGAGCAAGACCAAGAACTACAAGGAAACAAAGAAGCAGGAGACAAAGCGGaaatattttctcaatttcTGGCACAAGAAGTCGTCGCCTGTGAATATAGTCATGACAAGCGGTTTCTCGGGGAGTGAGATGATCATGCATACTCCAAAAACAAGAGTTGCGGGCTATGTGGATCAAAGGGTGAAACAGATTTTGCAAACCAGATCCCCAAAACTCAACATACTAAGCATGCATGTGAAGAAAGTTAACTATACGTAAAAAGGAGCAGAATACCTCCATTGATATACCAAACCAAGATAACAAAAGCAAATCCACTGGCACCTAAGATAAGAAAGTTGAGCACAGTATGCACGTGGGCATTAAAGAGTTGAATACCAAAAATTGCAGATGAACATAAATAGATAAACTTGAAACAAGTGAGCAAAAAACCAGCAAAGAAAAACCAGGCGGAGAAGTGAAAAAATATTccggaaaacaaaagaataccTGATTCTTCTCCTAAACAAGCGAAGGAAAACCCTGGGAGTTCTTCTTCTTGAATATATACAGAAATTTGCACGTAACTTGATCCTTGAATATACAGAGGAAGTTGCATGAAACTTCATTTGGCTATCAAATACACACTATCGCATCAATGCATCATTATCAGTAAGATGCAAGAAGTAGTGGCGTCCAAAGACCAACAAATATGAAAATACAAAAATGGTTAAGGTCAGGTATTAACGATCCACATAATCAGCATCTAGAAGGGCAACACGGTAACAAAGTTTTGGTAATCGCAGACAATGATTTAACCTTGTTGTCAAATCTAATTGAAAGGTTAAAACTATCCTTGGTGCGACCACCAATTTGACCACTAAAAAGGCATCTACATGGATTAAACCATAAATTACACATGACACTAATTTTGTTTCAGATTTATTGGCACTTGATGACGCCCAATTGGACTTACACTTGATATAGTGACCAGAAACAAGTACAATCCATAGAAGCAGACTGATGCACTTGAAAGTACAATGGTCTGAAGGACGGCTTTGCACTTGAAAATCGCTGCAGTAGAGAAACGGAAAATGCTTCTTTTGTATAAGGATAAATAAAAGCGTTAATTTCAAAAATGATTCCCAAATTCGAATTTTCAGAATATGtttttttcttgttattttttTCACAATTCTTGATTCTTTCATGATTCTTAGGTCTACATAATACAGTCTAGTTACGtaaaaatcatcaaaacatgaaacccaaaatacttttttttttcgaaacgatAAGAGAATTTCATTGCTTTAAGGAAAAAGATTACATGTACGAGCAACGGCTCGGgataaactatacaagatgtgtTCAAAGACACTGAGGAAATAGTCTTTCCTCATCAACAATAATGCCTAAGGCATCATCACTCAGTTTTTTGCTAACTATCATATTTTCTTCCCTACACAAGCCAAAGGAGCACATGCAAAACAATCTCTGTAGCTTAGAGATGTCTTCCAACACTGTTGCCATTTTGCTGTCCGCAGGACTCTGCTGTATGATTTGTCTCCACAACTCTTTGTTACAAAAGTTCAGCTTGACCTTGCTCCAATTGCGTTGCACAGCTTTGCACAAGACCAGCTTCAGTGCTAGTGCTTCATCTAGGAGTTTGTTTCCCAGACTTGTCTCTTTCAGAACCCACCCTACCATTCTATTACTTACATGTTCCTTGACTGTGACTCCAATTCCAAAAGTTTGCTGTCCTTTTTTCTTGGTTGTTTCCATCTCCATAATCATAGCTCCCTCATTTCCATAGTCCTGGTCTTGTAATTCTTGGCTAGGGACTGTTTCTTCTGTGCTCTCTCTATCTTTCGTGAGTTCTACCTGCAGCTGTTCCAACCATTCCTTATGTGCTCTTCCTATTGTTCTTAATGGTGGACCTCTATCTAATTTCTCGAattcccttttgtttctttctttccacaCCTGCCACAAGATATTTGCAGTCAAACCAATATGTTCCATCCCTTCTGGCCTATGCCTTGCTTCTGAGATTCTTAGCCACCAACGTTTGAAATCTCCTTGCTGATCCTTAGCTACATCCCACTGAATAGGAGCTGCCTTCCATATGTTCACCACGTGAGGACAAGTCAGCAGGAGGTGTTCAACTGTTTCCTGTGCTGTTCCACATGTTGTGCATATAGGATCACCCACCCCCGTTCGTCTACTCACTGCTTCCCTCACTAGCAAAGCTCCTTGAATGCATTTCCACATGAAAAATTTGATCTTGTGCTTAATGTTGAGCCTCCACAGTGTGTTCCACATCTGCACTACTTGTGGACTTCTTTCTACATAACTAGAGCTAGCTCCCTTAGGGTTacacctttttccttttctattttGCTTCATCAGAAATTTGTACCCTGAGTTAACCGTGTATAGCCCTCCCGCCTTTGGTTGCCAATAATAGCTGTCCTCCCTCTCTGATAGGCTCAAAGGGATAGTTAGAATTTTTTGCGCatcatttttgttgaaatttctgAAAATGATATTCCTGTTCCATCTATGATGACTTATTAGCTCATCCACCCTTTCCAACTCACAATTGCTCAAACGACATGTAGTTGGCCTTCCTGTGGCTGTATCTAGAATCCACTTGTGTTCCTAGATGCTTGTACTACGACCATTCCCTATCCTCCTGATCAGTCCTTCATTGACCAAACTTCTTGCTCCCATTAATCCTTGCCAAATCCAGGATGCATTTTTGGTGGAGCTGCATTGTAAGATGGAGTCCTTTGGAGAATATTTGGCTTTCAACACCTTACTAACCAACAGATTTGGTTTAGTAAGTAACCTACACTTTTGCTTTCCTAACAGAGCTTGATTAAATGCTTCAAGGTCCTTGAAGCCTAGTCCTCCTACACTTTTGTTCAATGCCATTCTTTCCCAAGAAATCCAGTGTATTTTGTTCCTGCCATTAGATTCTCCCCACCAAAAGTTGGCCATCAATGAACAAATATCTTTACACAATCTTCTTGGCAGCTTAAAGCAAGACATGACGTACGTAGGCATAGCCATTGCAACTGCCTTCAACATTACTTCTTTACCTGCTGGGCTCAAAAATCTGTTTTTCCAGTTCTGAAATCTTCTTCTTATATTGTTCCTCACAAATCCAAAAATCTGATCTTTAGTTCTTGAGACTACCATTGGGAGTCCCAAATATTTACCTTGCTTTGCCTCTACCATTCCTCCAAGAGCATGACAGACCTCTTCCTTCTGCTCACTGTCCATGTTTTTGCTAAAGAAAACTGCAGATTTGTCCAGATTGACCAATTGCCCTGAGGCGTTTTCGTAGATTTTCAAAACTTCCATAATTTCCACAGCCTCTTCCATAATTTCCCAAAATacaattcttgatttttcatgGGATTGCGAAACATGAAACCCAAAAGATTGTCAATTTAATTTCATATgtcaattttaaaaaatttagaaatttagaAGAGAGAAAATTCGCAATGCACATATACCATAATTGAGTAATTTCAATTACTTGCAGAATGATATCATTTACGAAATAAAAGCGTTAATTCCAAAACTTCAAGCCAAGGAAATTTTTCATGAGGCCAGTGTGAGAATTTAATTTCATATGTCAATTTGCTAACTCAATGGAGCCAATAGATTCATTACTCTTCCATAATGCCTGtagttttatatatataaaaataatcaaagtgGAGTCCACAGTCCACAACCCATTGAGCAGGAGTCCTCCCTACAAAGGAAAAGTGGACCACAAGCAAAACCTTCCCATGTACAATGTACAACACACAAAGCCAGATCAATGCACTCGAACGTACAACAGCCTGAAGCAGCCGGATGCACTCGAAATTCCAGCAACAGTAGAAACGCCAAGTgcttcttttatatatataaaggacATTGTTTAGGTAGTTTCTCTCAGGTGGAGAgtagatgttttttttttaattttactttaatttctttttacaAAAAGCTTTTAGACAAAGACAATGGATGACGAAGCACAGAGTAGTATTGAACCTGGGTGCCCACTCTGCATCTAGTGTTGAAAAGGTGCTGTTAGCAGTTTCGATTGCTTATAGCCAACTTTTGGCCCTCAAACCATGGAAAACTGGCATACTTAACCTTAAAGAATAATATAATTTGTATTTGATTAATTATAAAGGCAAGTTATCTATCTAGGAAGCAGCTGCCTCAAGTTGTAGATTGGCTTGATTTGTTTCCTCTGATGCCAAATAACTGGAAGATAATCTTTGTATAAGAGGTGTAGGAATTGAATTTTTATTTCTACTAATTAACTGCATATTGTAGTATGATTCTTTCAGTGAGAAAAATAATCTATCATTGATTTCCTTAAGTTTAATTAGTTGAGttcttttttatcttattttgtggttttaaaaattgaaatgcACTATTACTCCACACTTTTGATGTCTAAGTGGCTACAAAATCTTCTGAGGTGTCCTCTAAGATTTATTGAAACCCAAAATGTGTCAACACAGTCAAaattttgaggatgaaatgtgcCTTGCCAAAGTTTAATCTTGAATTGTTTGTTATAGCttcatgaaaagaaaagaaaatcttaTTTCTGCATGTGATTGTTGATGGTGCATGTAAATTTACATGAGAATTAGATGAACTAAGTAAGATGACAATGGAAGGCAGGAGCCACCTCAAGCTCTGTAAATCTGCTGTAACTGCAATAAAATCGGGCCTACTCTGTTTTGTGGCCAAAAGTGGTGGTACAGGCATTGAGTTGATTAGCAGCCAAAAATACCACAGTGACATGCTTTCTTAAACTCAATTAGAAGTTTTAACTTTTGGGACATTAAATTGATTGTTCACCTAATTAATGAAATAGGGTAAGGTAGGTAAAAAGTTGTCTTAGCACTCTCTAAGAGATAGATAAAATTGGCAAAGTGGTCGTGTTTTTGACAAAAGCAGTTATATGATTCTAAACCCTCTTGTGGTACCTGTCAAATATGTCTTTTCATACTTTGATGTGATAAGCTCTAGAGGTCAAGTAACATCTTATGATAATCTGATTGAGTGATTGTACTGTAGCTCTTCCATCTCATTTTGATTGCAGAAGTGACTTTTAAAGATTTAAAGGTTGTGTACCTATGAGTTCTTTCTCTAGAATCCAATAGCGTACGCTAATTCACAGGCAATAGACTTGCACAACTGCTTCAAATCTTTTCTGAACAGCTGGACAACCAGAGGAATCATGAAGGTAAAAGTTGCAAGCCTTATAGGAGGAATGAGATTCTTGTGTGACTCTTTGATATTTCAGAAGTTACAAGAGGACATAGTTGTACATTTTTTAACTTCACAATAAACATTATACAGGCCTTAGTCTTCAAATTTTGCCAGATTTAGATTATTAAATTCGTGATTTTGTATTTGCAGTGATGTATAGGGATTTGAACTTAACAGTTTATTCAAATATCATATGTATTATTGCTAAGACCTTATAGGCTGCTTCTAAAGTAACACTTGAGAGCAACATTTGGAATGTTCCATGTGTGGTAGTATATGGAATGTTCCATGAGTGGTAGTTTGTCGCTTGATTACTAACAAAGCACCCCATATTACCATCACGGTATTCAGGCTAGCCATCCTTGGCAAGGCGTTGTTCCCGGCTCTATCACCTTATTTTTTTGGCAATTTGAGGCCTTTCTGTTTTGTTGCATGCTACTGTAATTAAGCATACCAAAAGATAAATCAGTTGTTAAATAAAAAACTATAAGCAATTCACATCACTATGTTCTCCATTGTCATCTAATTGATAAATTAAGTGCATATTCTTTCTTAAATATAGATATTAAGTCTCTTCGCAGTCTATTGAAAGTGTAAAATTTCCTTACCAGCCATAGTTGTAAAGACAAAACCAAATGCAGTCAGTTACTATGTCAGTGTAATTATTAGCAAAGTGTCGAGAATAATTCACTGAAGTATACCCCTAGAAGAGTATTAGAGCTAAGAACCACAAGGACGACATTCTCAACGGAGTGATCATGATGAGTGCTGATTGTAGATAAGTAACTCGCTACTATGGTATTTTCTTTGCATGCATTTTGTTCTTTCAAAGTGTTAAACTATGTTTTGTTTCAAAGTGTTAAAGTATAtgccttttctttcatttggtgGGCCCTTACCCAGTGGCGGAGCTAGGAATTGCAATTAGGGGGGCGAGTCTCTGTTATTTGGACCAAGTCCAAATAACTTTCAAATATTATtgtttgggtccttgagagggGGGCAAAGTAAaaatttttatcaatattttggGGGGGcaaaacaatataataaaaatttttttatttagaaatttttttttataacaattGGAGGGGGGCCGGTTGCCTCCCCTGGCCCCCCCCTTCCCTCCGCCCCTGCCCTTACCATAGttgataattataattatatattttcaGGAATTCATACTTGATTGTAAAAGTAGAACTGGAAAACGTTTTAACTAATGCATGTGTTACTTTGAGCGCATGCTTGGGAGTCGGGAGCATTTTGCTGTCAATTTCGTTTCTCTTTGGTTTAGAACTATATACTCCCTGCACTTCTGCTCAATGATTATATCAACTATTATtaatatcaattcaattgatgAAGTTCCTGTTAGTCTGTATGTTTTGCTCCTGTCAGTTAATCTTTTCGTACCCTTTAGCTGTTATTTTATATGATttgaatttcttgaaataaaaataaaagagccAATGAGTTAATTTGGTTAATCGGTCAATTGTTATGAGATGTAAACTGACTACTTTATGAAAGTCTAACAAAAGCTTTTTTAGTTAATACTTCTTGTTCTTGTCTGTACATAGTGGGAAAAGAGAAAGGTTGGATAAAAGAGACTCAACCTCAGCAAAGGCTTGTGTAACATGTTTGGTGGATGAATCACGATTCTTAGAGTCCTTCATTTTTGCTATCAAGCTAAGTGAACTGATCATACTATTATAGCTTTGGTGTAATTTCAGTTAAAGTTTTACATACAAGAGTAATTTACATGTATATCAATCACTAGCTCACTGTGTATGTTGTAAAACTGCTTCCAATTGTGGTGCCATATGTATTTATGGTGTACTTTTATACACTAGTAATAGTTTGCGTGTTTTGAACATGATTATAATATCATAAACTACATCATTCTTTAGATACTAAaaaatttttgtgaaattttgatCATTAACATCATAATAtagtatttttatgttatttattttctttagccagctacttttaaaaattttattaaatagaAGGAGACAAAAAGAATTCCAATGTAGTTAACATGTCCCtgaggattaaatttggaatcaTGAACCAAACAGTTTTTGATTTATAGCTTGAACTCTAACATATCAAATATTGATAATATCATGTTTTACCAAAATtgttgtatattcatgatttTATTACATATAAACCACAATCGTTACAATTTTTTATAAACGAAGAATGTAATtaagctaaaaaaaataaacatacaTGTAATTTGTATTCTTTTTATTgctatttttgtcaataatggAATATAAATGATCAAccacataaatttttttttggcttgtaATTCTGACAATTGAAATTTCATAGATAGAGAtagttggatttttttttccattttccttttcttttaatcATATTTTTAGCACAATCCAATGCAAAGCAAAAGCGAAAGTCTACTTTTTCATATGAGAACAATATTTTTGGTTTCAGTGTAAGTGTTTTTGATGATCATGGAATTGGAATGAGAATGCTAGCTAATTAacaattttaatattaatttttagtaTATTGCAGTGTATCATACTTCCATATTAGCTATGGATGGTTGCAAGTGCTTGGAAAGACGCAGCTGGGTAGATGCTGTTGCTAAAGTTAGACCTGCCTTTGTTACATTCGTTAGAGGTGCTTTTCGAAATCTAACAAAAatgctttaatttatttttattaaaactttTTCGCTTGTGAAGTTGAAACAAATCTGCAAGTGGTTAATGTCAAGTCACTTAATCCTAGGAAAAACAGGAAAGAACGAAATTAACCAACTAGCGAGTTGAAAGGGAAGCACAACTCTGGTAATTGGATTAGCGGGGATGGGATTGATTGGAAAATCAGTGGTCTATCTTCTTTCTATACATACAACATAAATGATAGATGAACAATTTAGAATCATTAAACTATAGTCCCAGCATCATATCAGTACCTATCATTGCAACTGCTATGTACTAACCAACTTCAATTGTGGTAACAAACTCTAATGAACTGAATGTTGAGCTGGATTGAGTGCTAACTAACTTGGGTTAGCTGGACTGGTCACACCCACGTTATCCAATCAGTATTGGAAATTATTATGTATGTAAttgtgttttttcttttatgaCTGTTAAAGTAACGGCTTAACATTGTAAAGTAGCATGAGTTTTATGGAGTTTATCACAGTTCGCAAAGTTTTGTAACAAAACAGATATTGGACTCAGAATAAAGAAATGGAAACTGCATCGTATCCTACAAATGTTTTAGACCTTTTATTGCCATTCTGATTTGGACTTTCGCATATTTTTTGATACATTTTCTTGGTAATTAAAGAAAGTGGAGTTTATTGTAGTAAACAACTTGGTGAACATATCAACAATTTACAAGCTCTACATGGCATTGGGAGGTTGTGATTTTGTTGTATTGATTTGATGAGAAAAGTAATCAAATGTTACTTTCATGTGCTAAACCAGAATTGTTTTATATTGTTTGTTTCTTCTTGTGGTCATGTCCCTTCAGTTTACCATTTTTGGAGGGGATGAAAGGTCTTCTAAGCGAATACTTGGCATggttgaaagaaaaaaggaaatgaacgtAAAAAGTTCTTTCCAGTTTCTTCTATTTAACTGAGACTTGGGATAGTATGGACAATGGTAATGAATATAGCAAGCTTATGCATATAAAATTCATATTGTCTCAGTTAAATAATTTACATATTGTAAATTGGATTCCATTTTATATTTTGTTGTAAAATTAGACAATAAGTATCCTGGGCTGGTTATCTTTTAGGGTTTATGCTAGCCTCCAACTTGGTCAATTAAATATTAGTTGTTAAACTTTTTAACATAAACCTTTGGCATATTAGTGCACATTTTGGTTCAAGAAAGTCTTATTGTCTTTTTTGAAGGTGCATTCTCTTTTAGTGTCATGGTATGCACTGTCTTATATGATTAGCTTGCTCATGGCTAAAATTATCAACAAATTTTGTTGAGCAAATTAAACAAAAGTTTGGCATTTGTTCCTATTTGCTTTACTAGTATTTAGTTTCTTATTCTTGTCATAACCTGTATTGTGGCCATTGGATAATTTATGGGTGGTTACAACTGGTAAACTGAAGTGGCCGTTGTATTTCCTAAAATTATTTGATAAGGATTCTGAGATGTTGACTTTTCTAGAAACCAATGGCAAGCATACAAGTATAGGATGCGGAACAATAATAAGATGCGAGGGGAATCACTACACTGTATTGTCTTGCGAGCATATTTTTAATCCTATTGAGAAGGTTAGTCCGTCAATGCTGAAAATGATATTGTGCAACAGCAGGAGTGGTCTGAATATAATGAAGCTAACAAAGGGGAGAATTCAAGAAGGAGCACTCAGGAAACAGCGATACAGCAACGGACTGTCCAGGCTCAACAGGAGAGCCACACTGGTATATCATTGAAGATCCATACGCATCAGGACAGAAGGCAAGCAGCAGTGGGGATTGGAATCACAGCCATAGATAACTTGGGACAACTGCAAGCAGCATGGGCACTTAGAGAAAGGTCATCTGGGGATACATTACAAGACCAAGCTGTTGCGGTCAGATTAGCTCTGATGAAAGTTGCAGGCCAAGGCTGGAGGAATGTCAAAGTAGAACTTGACAATCGTAAGCTGGTAGAAAATATAACAGCAGCAACGTACAACAACCAGCTGATGGCCACTCTAATTGAGGACATTAGATCCATTGGTACTTTGTTTCAACAGTGTTCATTTCTTTTTGCTAATTCTACGAAAATAGGAAGTATCAAACTGAGCATTCATGCTCTAAACATCTGGGTAGATGAAGAATGGGTGAATCCCAATTTTAGATGCTAGGCATCAGTGATCCGTAGGATATTTTGTTCATTTGATTGGACCTTTGTCCAAAATATTGTAAAGTTTACAGTTCTAGATATATAAAACAAGCTaacgtttcgacaaaaaaaaaaaaaaattctccccTCAAATTTTTATATGCATCATATACTTTTATGACTATTGTGTTCTTAGTACTTTCTTATGTCTGTTATATGCCTTGATGATGTATGCATTGTAT
This portion of the Coffea eugenioides isolate CCC68of chromosome 11, Ceug_1.0, whole genome shotgun sequence genome encodes:
- the LOC113751984 gene encoding uncharacterized protein LOC113751984, with protein sequence MEEAVEIMEVLKIYENASGQLVNLDKSAVFFSKNMDSEQKEEVCHALGGMVEAKQGKYLGLPMVVSRTKDQIFGFVRNNIRRRFQNWKNRFLSPAGKEVMLKAVAMAMPTYVMSCFKLPRRLCKDICSLMANFWWGESNGRNKIHWISWERMALNKSVGGLGFKDLEAFNQALLGKQKCRLLTKPNLLVSKVLKAKYSPKDSILQCSSTKNASWIWQGLMGARSLVNEGLIRRIGNGRSTSI